A single genomic interval of Oryza sativa Japonica Group chromosome 7, ASM3414082v1 harbors:
- the LOC136357348 gene encoding uncharacterized protein isoform X2: MFTSTHGHAVDFRLVHYARSIADAQPQDVPQWSWGSAVLAATYRALCEACTKTDAGAIIAGCPMLLQLWAAERFAIGRPVVDSAPYGVGRSAQWPEDGPTMGTYWCRRGRRYAHIQVRRGYPDFVFEFDRLQPSDVIWEPYTEEAVAARAPLGLSSLCTRDQAYWLTILPMVFDIFVEPHCPQRVMRQFGLRQVFPGNVQPTVLPADHSLTRRGQLAGALWAPRVQQYVDDWVLATEEVINELFPHTEENYCDYLRWYLPRTRARVTFTPDAPEPHVAAVTDAYPTHRDRDYFVAADAARDISADITAVQVRLNRGLHLTDVEQRVTFDRMQEKMRAVMRVFSCRSAVDVVPPAGPVQPRPRAPTVGAGPRPTAPISHGPRLPSSAPSFGAVRPTAPVSHGPRLPSSAFAGTTGASTSSAGAFATSSGAFASSSSHGASIPRPHGFAAGIFGTGASSSHAGRTGPTSQFYDDDLHGADHHDVLGSSQLGGAPEAHTQEQPEVTPVQAGRVGRAVPPDRLTYSHGHIRAQGRRDRGKRPRQ; this comes from the exons atgttcactagcacccacgggcacgctgtggacttccggctggtccactacgcacggtccatcgcggatgctcagccacaggacgtgccgcagtggagctggggttctgccgtgctagcagccacgtaccgtgccctctgtgaggcgtgcacgaagactgacgcgggagcgatcatcgctggctgccctatgttgcttcagctttgggcagccgagaggtttgccataggtcgaccagtggtggacagcgcaccctacggggttggtcgcagcgcgcagtggccagaggacggtcccacgatggggacttactggtgtcgacgtggg cgtcgttacgctcacatccaggtgagacgtggttacccggacttcgtgttcgagtttgaccgtctccagccgagcgacgtcatctgggagccgtacacagaagaggccgtcgctgcgagagcaccgctaggactttcgtccttgtgcacacgcgaccaggcttactggctcaccatcctgccgatggtgttcgacattttcgttgagcctcactgcccgcagcgtgtgatgagacagttcggacttaggcaggtgtttccgggcaacgtgcagccgaccgtcctccctgccgaccactc gttgactcgacggggacagctagcaggcgcactttgggctccacgtgtacagcagtacgttgacgactgggtgttagctacagaggaggtgatcaacgagctcttcccacacacggaggagaactactgtgactaccttcgctggtaccttcctcgcactcgtgcgcgtgtgaccttcactccagacgccccagagccgcacgttgccgctgtcacggacgcgtatcccacgcaccgtgaccgagactacttcgtggcg gctgatgccgcacgggatatcagtgccgatatcaccgcagtccaagtgaggttgaacagaggtttgcacttgactgacgttgagcagagggtgaccttcgaccggatgcaggagaagatgcgtgcggtcatgcgcgtcttctcctgtcgcagcgccgtggacgtcgtacctccagctggtccggtacaaccacggcctcgcgcgcctaccgtcggagcaggacctcgacctacggcacctatttcgcacg gacctcgtttgccttcgagcgcccctagcttcggagcagtgcgacctacagcaccggtttcgcacg gacctcgtctgccttcgagcgcgttcgcaggcacgaccggcgcttccacgagctccgcaggggcgttcgccacctcttcgggcgcgttcgccagctcttcctctcacggagcgtcgatccctcgcccacacg gatttgcagccgggatcttcggtactggggcctcttcgtctcacgccggtaggactggtcctactagccagttctacgacgacgacttgcacggtgcagaccaccacgacgtactaggctcctctcagcttggaggagctccagaggcgcacactcaggagcagccagaggtcacacctgtacaggcaggacgggttggccgtgccgtacccccggaccgactcacgtactcccacgggcacattagggcgcagggtaggagggacaggggtaagaggcctcgtcagtag
- the LOC136357348 gene encoding uncharacterized protein isoform X3, with translation MFTSTHGHAVDFRLVHYARSIADAQPQDVPQWSWGSAVLAATYRALCEACTKTDAGAIIAGCPMLLQLWAAERFAIGRPVVDSAPYGVGRSAQWPEDGPTMGTYWCRRGRRYAHIQVRRGYPDFVFEFDRLQPSDVIWEPYTEEAVAARAPLGLSSLCTRDQAYWLTILPMVFDIFVEPHCPQRVMRQFGLRQVFPGNVQPTVLPADHSLTRRGQLAGALWAPRVQQYVDDWVLATEEVINELFPHTEENYCDYLRWYLPRTRARVTFTPDAPEPHVAAVTDAYPTHRDRDYFVAADAARDISADITAVQVRLNRGLHLTDVEQRVTFDRMQEKMRAVMRVFSCRSAVDVVPPAGPVQPRPRAPTVGAGPRPTAPISHGPRLPSSAPSFGAVRPTAPVSHGPRLPSSAFAGTTGASTSSAGAFATSSGAFASSSSHGASIPRPHAGIFGTGASSSHAGRTGPTSQFYDDDLHGADHHDVLGSSQLGGAPEAHTQEQPEVTPVQAGRVGRAVPPDRLTYSHGHIRAQGRRDRGKRPRQ, from the exons atgttcactagcacccacgggcacgctgtggacttccggctggtccactacgcacggtccatcgcggatgctcagccacaggacgtgccgcagtggagctggggttctgccgtgctagcagccacgtaccgtgccctctgtgaggcgtgcacgaagactgacgcgggagcgatcatcgctggctgccctatgttgcttcagctttgggcagccgagaggtttgccataggtcgaccagtggtggacagcgcaccctacggggttggtcgcagcgcgcagtggccagaggacggtcccacgatggggacttactggtgtcgacgtggg cgtcgttacgctcacatccaggtgagacgtggttacccggacttcgtgttcgagtttgaccgtctccagccgagcgacgtcatctgggagccgtacacagaagaggccgtcgctgcgagagcaccgctaggactttcgtccttgtgcacacgcgaccaggcttactggctcaccatcctgccgatggtgttcgacattttcgttgagcctcactgcccgcagcgtgtgatgagacagttcggacttaggcaggtgtttccgggcaacgtgcagccgaccgtcctccctgccgaccactc gttgactcgacggggacagctagcaggcgcactttgggctccacgtgtacagcagtacgttgacgactgggtgttagctacagaggaggtgatcaacgagctcttcccacacacggaggagaactactgtgactaccttcgctggtaccttcctcgcactcgtgcgcgtgtgaccttcactccagacgccccagagccgcacgttgccgctgtcacggacgcgtatcccacgcaccgtgaccgagactacttcgtggcg gctgatgccgcacgggatatcagtgccgatatcaccgcagtccaagtgaggttgaacagaggtttgcacttgactgacgttgagcagagggtgaccttcgaccggatgcaggagaagatgcgtgcggtcatgcgcgtcttctcctgtcgcagcgccgtggacgtcgtacctccagctggtccggtacaaccacggcctcgcgcgcctaccgtcggagcaggacctcgacctacggcacctatttcgcacg gacctcgtttgccttcgagcgcccctagcttcggagcagtgcgacctacagcaccggtttcgcacg gacctcgtctgccttcgagcgcgttcgcaggcacgaccggcgcttccacgagctccgcaggggcgttcgccacctcttcgggcgcgttcgccagctcttcctctcacggagcgtcgatccctcgcccacacg ccgggatcttcggtactggggcctcttcgtctcacgccggtaggactggtcctactagccagttctacgacgacgacttgcacggtgcagaccaccacgacgtactaggctcctctcagcttggaggagctccagaggcgcacactcaggagcagccagaggtcacacctgtacaggcaggacgggttggccgtgccgtacccccggaccgactcacgtactcccacgggcacattagggcgcagggtaggagggacaggggtaagaggcctcgtcagtag
- the LOC136357348 gene encoding uncharacterized protein isoform X1 — protein sequence MFTSTHGHAVDFRLVHYARSIADAQPQDVPQWSWGSAVLAATYRALCEACTKTDAGAIIAGCPMLLQLWAAERFAIGRPVVDSAPYGVGRSAQWPEDGPTMGTYWCRRGRRYAHIQVRRGYPDFVFEFDRLQPSDVIWEPYTEEAVAARAPLGLSSLCTRDQAYWLTILPMVFDIFVEPHCPQRVMRQFGLRQVFPGNVQPTVLPADHSLTRRGQLAGALWAPRVQQYVDDWVLATEEVINELFPHTEENYCDYLRWYLPRTRARVTFTPDAPEPHVAAVTDAYPTHRDRDYFVAADAARDISADITAVQVRLNRGLHLTDVEQRVTFDRMQEKMRAVMRVFSCRSAVDVVPPAGPVQPRPRAPTVGAGPRPTAPISHGPRLPSSAPSFGAVRPTAPVSHGPRLPSSAFAGTTGASTSSAGAFATSSGAFASSSSHGASIPRPHAGFAAGIFGTGASSSHAGRTGPTSQFYDDDLHGADHHDVLGSSQLGGAPEAHTQEQPEVTPVQAGRVGRAVPPDRLTYSHGHIRAQGRRDRGKRPRQ from the exons atgttcactagcacccacgggcacgctgtggacttccggctggtccactacgcacggtccatcgcggatgctcagccacaggacgtgccgcagtggagctggggttctgccgtgctagcagccacgtaccgtgccctctgtgaggcgtgcacgaagactgacgcgggagcgatcatcgctggctgccctatgttgcttcagctttgggcagccgagaggtttgccataggtcgaccagtggtggacagcgcaccctacggggttggtcgcagcgcgcagtggccagaggacggtcccacgatggggacttactggtgtcgacgtggg cgtcgttacgctcacatccaggtgagacgtggttacccggacttcgtgttcgagtttgaccgtctccagccgagcgacgtcatctgggagccgtacacagaagaggccgtcgctgcgagagcaccgctaggactttcgtccttgtgcacacgcgaccaggcttactggctcaccatcctgccgatggtgttcgacattttcgttgagcctcactgcccgcagcgtgtgatgagacagttcggacttaggcaggtgtttccgggcaacgtgcagccgaccgtcctccctgccgaccactc gttgactcgacggggacagctagcaggcgcactttgggctccacgtgtacagcagtacgttgacgactgggtgttagctacagaggaggtgatcaacgagctcttcccacacacggaggagaactactgtgactaccttcgctggtaccttcctcgcactcgtgcgcgtgtgaccttcactccagacgccccagagccgcacgttgccgctgtcacggacgcgtatcccacgcaccgtgaccgagactacttcgtggcg gctgatgccgcacgggatatcagtgccgatatcaccgcagtccaagtgaggttgaacagaggtttgcacttgactgacgttgagcagagggtgaccttcgaccggatgcaggagaagatgcgtgcggtcatgcgcgtcttctcctgtcgcagcgccgtggacgtcgtacctccagctggtccggtacaaccacggcctcgcgcgcctaccgtcggagcaggacctcgacctacggcacctatttcgcacg gacctcgtttgccttcgagcgcccctagcttcggagcagtgcgacctacagcaccggtttcgcacg gacctcgtctgccttcgagcgcgttcgcaggcacgaccggcgcttccacgagctccgcaggggcgttcgccacctcttcgggcgcgttcgccagctcttcctctcacggagcgtcgatccctcgcccacacg caggatttgcagccgggatcttcggtactggggcctcttcgtctcacgccggtaggactggtcctactagccagttctacgacgacgacttgcacggtgcagaccaccacgacgtactaggctcctctcagcttggaggagctccagaggcgcacactcaggagcagccagaggtcacacctgtacaggcaggacgggttggccgtgccgtacccccggaccgactcacgtactcccacgggcacattagggcgcagggtaggagggacaggggtaagaggcctcgtcagtag
- the LOC136357347 gene encoding uncharacterized protein, which yields MSSKVTFQIVHGEGNIRFGPDGVDLSDFVMTSKGIDRPAERTFQSIYSWLLRGFRIDQEVYTMSVSVVVSRATEGYFWELMPMDSTDAWRRYVEMAFERSWPLVIFVSVQEKDINVSMQTEYVEGPINAGDVVGPSMQNEENQPREEQAMGMADEGERVGIIVDEMEREDSDNEEVDDDASSDEEGNVMATDWANEDFSGLVISEGDHVPWEYKENEVIEGARYAHKDEMKEAVKHWAVSLQREFRVVKSTNYVYEVRCMKEDCPWRVHAYKGKWNDYWKVSIVTEHKCYLQGVEKYHRNITSAFVVSEMYSSVVGNIGFEPKSIIRHIENKFKYTISYAKAWRAKQKIIEMRYGTFEASYDNLPRLLATIAQRNNNTYYDLHTFTSVDDRTKSVLQRAFFSLGACINAFVHCRPVLCIDGTFMTGKYRGQILTAIGCDGNNQVLPMAFAFVESENTESWYWFLERVHIAVVRMRPNVCLIHDRHAGMLRAIDYLQNGWDEKGLPAKWPDVRSRWCMRHMGANFYKQFKNKHLMELFKRLCAQNQEKKFNELWDKLDELTTKQTDEQSRIPLVEGDDPPIPLGALHDDPPTMRRRSGSSIRNFTQWIENEPKEKWSLLFDTDGSRYGIMTTNLAEVYNWVMRGVRVLPLVAIVEFILHGTQAYFRDRYKKISPSMADNNIVFGNVVTKYMEDKIKKARRHRVVAQGTQVHRYEIMCVDRSRRGIYRKQAVQECVLKADGGCTCSCMKPKLHHLPCSHVLAAAGDCGISPNVYVSNYFRKEAIFHTWSEEIYGFGISGSYTTLSAQVFYIPDPSKLRVKKGRRQTRRIRNDMDESEAGGRTLRCSKCDLRGHTYKKCPKNA from the coding sequence atgtcaagtaaggtcacatttcagatagttcacggtgaaggaaatattagatttggtccagatggtgttgatctgtcagattttgtaatgacatctaagggcatcgataggcctgcggagagaacatttcagtcaatttatagttggttgttgagaggatttagaatagaccaagaagtctacacaatgtcagtgtcagttgtagtgagtcgtgcaacagaaggttatttttgggaactaatgccgatggacagcactgatgcttggagacggtatgtggaaatggcttttgaacggtcatggcccctcgttatatttgtgtcggtacaagagaaagatataaatgtttcaatgcaaaccgaatatgtagagggtcctatcaatgcaggggatgttgttggaccatcgatgcaaaatgaggaaaatcaaccaagggaggagcaggctatgggcatggcggatgagggggagagagtcggtataattgttgatgaaatggagagggaagattcggataatgaggaagtggacgacgacgcatcatccgatgaggaaggtaatgtaatggccactgattgggcaaatgaggacttctctggacttgttatatcagagggtgatcatgtaccctgggagtataaggagaacgaggtaattgagggtgcaaggtatgctcataaggatgagatgaaggaggcggtgaagcattgggcagtttccttgcagagagagtttagggtggtcaagtcaacaaattatgtgtatgaagtgaggtgcatgaaggaagattgtccgtggcgtgtccatgcatataagggtaaatggaatgattattggaaagttagcattgtgaccgagcacaagtgctacttacaaggggtggagaagtatcaccgaaacatcacttcagcttttgtggtaagtgagatgtacagcagtgttgttggtaacattggctttgaaccaaaatcaattattaggcacatcgagaacaaattcaagtacaccataagctatgcaaaggcctggagagccaaacaaaagatcattgagatgaggtatggcacatttgaagcttcttatgataatttgcctcgtttgttagccaccattgcccagaggaataataatacgtactatgacctacatacatttacatcggttgatgatcgaacaaagagtgtgctgcaaagagcctttttctcattgggtgcttgcatcaatgcttttgtgcattgtcgacctgttctatgcatagatggaacttttatgacaggtaaataccgaggtcagatattgacagcaattgggtgtgatgggaacaaccaggttctacctatggcttttgcatttgtagagagtgagaacactgaaagctggtactggttcctagagagagtgcacattgcagtggtgcgtatgaggcccaacgtttgccttatacatgatcgtcatgcgggtatgttgcgggctattgactacttgcagaacggttgggatgagaagggacttccagctaagtggcctgatgttcggagtcggtggtgcatgcgtcacatgggtgcaaatttctacaagcaattcaagaacaagcatcttatggagctctttaagaggctctgtgcacagaaccaagagaagaaatttaatgagttgtgggacaagttggatgagttgacaacgaagcaaacagatgagcaatctcgcataccactagttgaaggtgacgatcctcccatacctcttggtgcattacatgatgacccaccaacaatgagaaggaggtcagggtcgtccatcagaaatttcactcagtggattgagaatgagcctaaggagaagtggtctctattgttcgacaccgatggatctcggtatggcataatgacaaccaatttggcagaggtgtacaactgggtaatgcgaggagttcgggtacttccattggttgctattgttgaattcatccttcacggcacgcaagcgtactttagggatcgatacaagaaaattagtccgtccatggccgataacaacatagtgtttggcaacgtagtgacaaagtacatggaagataaaatcaaaaaggcacggagacatcgagttgttgctcaaggcacacaagtgcatcggtatgaaataatgtgtgttgataggagcaggcgtggtatctatcgcaagcaagccgtgcaggaatgtgtcttgaaggcggatggtggatgtacctgcagttgtatgaagccgaagcttcatcaccttccttgctcacacgttcttgctgctgccggtgattgtggcatatctcccaatgtgtacgtctcaaattatttcaggaaagaagcaatctttcatacatggagtgaggagatatatgggttcgggatctcaggatcttacacaacgctgagtgcccaagttttttatattccagatccatctaagttaagggtgaaaaagggtcgacgccaaactagacgcatcagaaatgatatggatgagtcagaagcaggtgggaggactttacgctgcagcaagtgtgatctgcgcggccatacttacaagaaatgcccgaagaatgcataa
- the LOC4343888 gene encoding uncharacterized protein, with amino-acid sequence MELEVGEETEEVGVEVACECCGLTEECTAPYIAGVRARYEGRWICGLCGDAVGEELGRASPPISPAEALDRHAFVCGAGRRSTAPPSPAESADDLISALRHLLRRRLGSPPLPPPRKVRSTPSSPRRDVPTSATAIVSVDTGGGGGAGGALARTESCFAALVE; translated from the coding sequence ATGGAGCTGGAGGTTGGGGAGGagacggaggaggtgggggtggaggtGGCGTGCGAGTGCTGCGGGCTCACGGAGGAGTGCACGGCGCCGTACATCGCCGGCGTGCGGGCGCGGTACGAGGGCCGCTGGATCTGCGGGCTGTGCGGGGACGCCGTCGGGGAGGAGCTGGGGCGGGCCTCGCCGCCGATCTCGCCGGCGGAGGCGCTCGACCGCCACGCCTTCGTCTGCGGCGCCGGGCGccgctccaccgcgccgccgtcgcccgccgagAGCGCGGACGACCTCATCTCCGCGCtgcgccacctcctccgccgcaggcTGGgctccccgccgctgccgccgccgaggaaggTTCGCTCCACGCCAAGCAGCCCGAGGCGCGATGTGCcgacctccgccaccgccatcgtctCCGTCgataccggcggcggcggcggcgcaggcggcgcgcTCGCGCGGACGGAGAGCTGCTTCGCGGCGCTCGTCGAGTAa
- the LOC4343890 gene encoding protein STRICTOSIDINE SYNTHASE-LIKE 4, which translates to MAQQLGLLAAVFVSLAVHVALHCPIQPLAPPPARPPAAARFPPNNLLQNLEKLGEGMLSAPEDVYVDDAGGEVFTATRDGWVRRMQANGSWERWGLVGGTGLLGVAPSADGAMLVCDADKGLLKVDENGRVTLLASTVEGSTIRFADAAIEASDGTVYFSDASTRFSFDNWFLDFFEYRFTGRLLKYDPRTGEASVVLDGLGFANGVALPPDEAFVVVCETMRFRCLRVWLKGEKAGEAEIFVDNLPGNPDNIRLGSDGHFWIALLQVRSPWLDLISRWSLTRRVIASFPALVERTKATLKGAVVAQVSLNGEIVRVLGDSEGNVINMVTSVTEFNGDLFLGSLATNFIGKLSLAKVTREQEDAVPS; encoded by the exons ATGGCGCAGCAGctgggcctcctcgccgccgtcttcgtgTCGCTCGCCGTGCACGTCGCGCTCCACTGCCCCATCCAGCCGCTCGCCCCGCCGCCCGCacgcccacccgccgccgctcgcttccCTCCCAACAACCTCCTCCAG AATCTGGAGAAGCTTGGGGAAGGGATGCTGAGCGCGCCGGAGGACGTGTACgtggacgacgccggcggcgaggtgttcACGGCGACGAGGGACGGGTGGGTGCGGAGGATGCAGGCGAACGGGTCGTGGGAGCGGTGGGGGCTCgtcggcggcacggggctcctCGGCGTCGCCCCGTCCGCCGACGGCGCCATGCTCGTCTGCGACGCCGACAAG GGATTGTTGAAAGTGGATGAGAATGGACGCGTGACGCTTCTTGCTTCGACTGTCGAAGGCTCCACGATCAG GTTCGCGGACGCGGCGATCGAGGCCTCCGATGGCACGGTGTACTTCAGCGACGCCAGCACCAGGTTCAGCTTCGACAACTGGTTCCTCGACTTCTTCGAGTACCGCTTCACCGGCCGCCTGCTCAAGTacgacccccgcaccggcgagGCCTCCGTCGTGCTCGACGGCCTCGGCTTCGCCAACGGCGTCGCCCTGCCGCCCGACGAGGCCTTCGTCGTCGTCTGCGAGACGATGAG GTTCAGATGCTTGAGAGTGTGGCTGAAAGGGGAGAAGGCTGGGGAGGCAGAGATCTTCGTGGACAACCTGCCGGGGAATCCAGACAACATTCGGCTGGGTTCAGATGGTCACTTCTGGATTGCCCTTCTCCAG GTGAGGTCTCCATGGCTGGACCTGATCTCTCGCTGGAGCTTGACGAGGAGGGTCATCGCGTCGTTCCCGGCGCTCGTCGAGAGGACCAAGGCGACGCTCAAGGGAGCAGTGGTGGCTCAGGTGTCGTTGAACGGCGAGATCGTGAGGGTTCTTGGTGACTCTGAAGGGAATGTGATCAACATGGTCACTTCGGTGACAGAGTTCAACGGAGATCTCTTCCTCGGCAGCCTTGCGACCAACTTCATAGGAAAATTATCCCTGGCTAAGGTTACACGGGAGCAGGAGGATGCAGTTCCTTCGTAG
- the LOC4343891 gene encoding proteasome subunit alpha type-6, with product MPEAEAAAVVTGGGSRAAGPADYERFITLFSPEGRLCQLDYAFNAVKLAGITSVGVRGDDSVYVLTHRKEDKLHDPTTITNLFAITDRIGLLATGMPGDGRAIAQEARNAAAEFRFKWGYKMSPCMLAQWIADRAQIRTQHAQIRPYGVVSMIFGIDEEKGTPELFTCDPAGQFFAHKATSAGPKEKEVMNFLEERMKSKPSLSSGTTKGLAKSALKHVLEGDFYAREFELGFIKKGDPTVTLHPVKFKRTRR from the exons ATGCCGGaagccgaggccgcggcggtggtcaccggaggcggcagccgcgccgccggccccgccgACTACGAGCGCTTCATCACCCTCTTCTCCCCGGAGGGCCGCCTCTGCCAACTCG ACTACGCGTTCAACGCCGTGAAGCTGGCCGGGATCACCTCCGTCGGCGTGCGCGGCGACGACTCCGTCTACGTCCTCACCCATCGGAAGGAG GACAAGTTGCACGACCCGACGACCATCACGAACCTGTTCGCGATCACCGACCGGATTGGGCTGCTCGCCACCGGGATGCCAG GTGATGGAAGGGCAATAGCTCAGGAGGCAAGGAACGCAGCTGCCGAGTTTCGCTTCAAGTGGGGATATAAAATGTCTCCTTGTATGTTAGCTCAATG GATTGCAGACAGAGCACAGATCCGCACCCAGCATGCTCAGATAAGACCTTATGGAGTTG TTTCTATGATCTTTGGAATTGATGAAGAGAAAGGAACCCCCGAGCTCTTCACATGTGATCCAGCTGGACAATTCTTTGCACACAAG GCCACAAGTGCTGGTCCGAAAGAGAAGGAAGTTATGAACTTTCTTGAGGAAAGAATGAAGAGCAAACCTTCTCTATCATCTGGCACAACAAAAGGG TTGGCAAAATCTGCGTTGAAACATGTCCTGGAGGGGGATTTCTATGCCCGAGAATTTGAG CTTGGATTTATCAAGAAAGGGGATCCAACTGTAACTCTGCACCCAGTGAAATTCAAGCGCACGCGGAGGTGA